A region from the Triticum urartu cultivar G1812 chromosome 1, Tu2.1, whole genome shotgun sequence genome encodes:
- the LOC125525574 gene encoding uncharacterized protein LOC125525574 → MVDYLRSPDFDDKEDSDEDQREDSDVDLLNAYKELMVQGFRILQKLAANNDNCRIMLNTPRLLQKIMAPVTSDLLHQIDHDEWSSIVEGSLKVIIRLVAATGQTGTKLRSKISSSKEAISTMERILECDKCNEKLQKHAIQVLTFLYMDTSLILENANREKFIEMLLVDIMTDDNKDKKDRGLTTAPALMALCSKTETGARSIIMANDNVVNSLAIMILEKGSFQFTAAKILKSLCIHHANDDASHKRLKKVMRDVVPKVLEEIVCWASEETRAVIEPDKVRSMEPETDLENQSGVPQDNGQGNSTSSSNQQDHKMTEYGVTCMLSFCVTVCDTLISADQDLTPQFESTIPMDDGLSSFPMKLQQIVSKNMNHKPDCLTIVKLACKMVISMMKHKGSYVKEDLQSLMDTLSTASNDMFLLDGSMVLTLRKMTKRHRGLSGVSLPS, encoded by the exons ATGGTTGACTACTTGAGATCACCAGATTTTGATGATAAAGAGGACAGTGATGAGGACCAGCGAGAGGACAGTGATGTTGACCTTCTCAACGCCTACAAGGAGCTAATGGTGCAAGGCTTTCGTATCCTTCAGAAGCTTGCAGCCAATAATGACAACTGCAGAATCATGCTCAACACCCCACGTCTGCTCCAAAAGATCATGGCGCCTGTGACCTCCGACCTACTCCACCAAATAGATCATGATGAATGGTCTAGCATAGTAGAGGGTTCACTCAAAGTGATTATCCGGCTCGTGGCTGCTACTGGGCAGACTGGCACCAAGCTGCGCAGCAAAATCTCAAGCAGTAAGGAAGCGATCAGCACCATGGAGAGGATTCTCGAGTGTGACAAATGCAATGAAAAGCTGCAGAAACATGCTATTCAGGTTCTCACGTTCCTATACATGGATACATCTTTGATCCTCGAGAATGCAAACAGAGAAAAATTCATAGAGATGCTGCTAGTAGACATTATGACTGATGATAACAAGGACAAAAAGGACAGAGGACTAACAACAGCTCCTGCGTTGATGGCTCTATGCTCCAAAACTGAAACGGGTGCCAGGAGTATCATTATGGCCAATGATAATGTCGTTAATAGTCTCGCTATAATGATTCTTGAAAAGGGTAGTTTCCAATTTACTGCAGCAAAAATCCTGAAATCTCTATGTATTCATCACGCCAATGATGATGCAAGTCACAAAAGGCTAAAGAAAGTCATGAGAGATGTAGTTCCAAAG GTGCTTGAAGAGATAGTTTGTTGGGCATCAGAAGAAACACGTGCAGTAATAGAACCTGACAAAGTCAGGTCCATGGAACCAGAAACTGACCTTGAAAACCAGTCTGGTGTTCCACAAGATAATGGCCAGGGCAACAGCACGTCTTCCTCTAATCAGCAAGACCACAAGATGACCGAGTATGGGGTGACTTGCATGTTATCCTTTTGTGTCACAGTATGCGACACGTTGATCAGTGCAGACCAGGACTTGACTCCTCAGTTTGAATCAACTATCCCTATGGATGATGGTTTATCTAGCTTCCCAATGAAGCTCCAGCAGATTGTAAGCAAAAATATGAATCACAAGCCTGACTGCCTGACAATTGTGAAGCTTGCATGTAAGATGGTCATATCAATGATGAAACACAAGGGCAGCTATGTCAAAGAGGATCTGCAGAGCTTGATGGATACACTGTCCACCGCTTCGAATGACATGTTTCTTCTTGATGGCTCCATGGTTTTGACATTACGGAAGATGACGAAACGACACCGGGGCCTTTCAGGAGTCTCGCTTCCCTCGTGA